In Gammaproteobacteria bacterium, the following proteins share a genomic window:
- a CDS encoding serine hydrolase domain-containing protein gives MPTRSKAATMRNMPATTAIRPHRSTSTIRTLTALLLLACLAGMPLVVTAADQPVCADTRLESEIAAWREAHGVRGVVVACFDADTAGFLAVGTRDGQQPLAPDHVFQGGQLANLLTALAVHSLIDEATLQSAQNVHDLARELDFQNPWEDERPILVEHLLAHESGLPALHFKDLFFEEAGQTLLADLNRALRDMELVFPPGQQQRFSQAGYGIAAYLVDRSPDLSYEDALELLFAALDLAPAATASAAATDGSGSANAGETQTAVLGSAANLAVTPEALARLGQVLLREGDWQGRQLIDRDVIARLEARRQDYIPSYTAGARLEAGEGFPFHVVSGAYPGYAARLAWSRELGRGYLLLANSRLDPAALGTLDQQLKFAVIGTDRQDARPAFQAVDSAAREVLRWQAVALNPVDRFLRGWADVATLSFGSEDRATWSPLLGRPATWRLLEGELLRVEGDWWPSRQLIENRQLLVAADERWTRLGRLEFLAYPVIGLLALLAIVFTAGHAPFWLYFLLNHQLNGYHQWLPRLVPVVGALLALGLLLLLSTASVGALGQLSTRTVGITVLTMLLPLAAVLSVAATVAGLQWRISRRASARNVIATLALLVASGWLIECGLFAWQSWNY, from the coding sequence TTGCCAACCCGCTCCAAGGCCGCCACCATGCGGAACATGCCTGCCACCACCGCCATTCGACCGCACCGGTCAACCTCCACCATTCGCACGCTCACGGCTTTGTTGCTGCTGGCCTGCCTTGCCGGCATGCCGCTTGTCGTGACGGCGGCCGACCAGCCTGTCTGTGCCGACACCCGGCTTGAATCGGAGATTGCCGCCTGGCGGGAGGCGCATGGCGTTCGCGGCGTGGTGGTCGCGTGTTTCGATGCCGACACGGCAGGCTTCCTCGCGGTCGGCACGCGCGACGGGCAGCAGCCACTCGCTCCGGACCACGTGTTCCAGGGTGGCCAGCTGGCCAACCTGCTGACCGCCCTGGCGGTGCATTCCCTGATCGACGAGGCCACGCTGCAGTCGGCACAGAACGTGCACGACCTGGCCCGCGAGCTGGATTTCCAGAACCCCTGGGAAGACGAACGACCGATCCTGGTCGAGCACCTGCTTGCTCACGAGTCCGGCCTGCCTGCACTGCATTTCAAGGACCTGTTTTTCGAAGAGGCGGGCCAGACCCTGCTGGCCGACCTGAACCGGGCGTTGCGCGACATGGAGCTCGTGTTCCCGCCCGGTCAGCAACAGCGCTTCTCGCAAGCCGGTTATGGCATCGCCGCCTACCTGGTGGATCGCAGTCCCGACCTTTCCTACGAGGATGCGCTCGAATTGCTGTTCGCCGCGCTCGACCTGGCGCCTGCGGCGACCGCGAGCGCGGCCGCGACCGATGGTTCCGGCAGTGCGAACGCGGGCGAGACACAGACCGCGGTCCTCGGTTCGGCGGCCAACCTTGCCGTTACGCCGGAGGCACTCGCCCGGCTGGGCCAGGTGCTGCTGCGCGAGGGTGACTGGCAGGGACGGCAACTGATCGATCGCGATGTCATCGCGCGCCTGGAAGCGCGCCGCCAGGATTACATTCCTTCCTATACGGCCGGCGCCCGGCTGGAGGCAGGCGAGGGATTTCCCTTTCATGTGGTGAGCGGCGCCTACCCCGGCTACGCGGCGAGACTGGCCTGGAGCCGGGAGCTGGGGCGGGGCTACTTGTTGCTGGCCAACAGTCGCCTGGATCCGGCGGCGCTGGGGACCCTCGACCAGCAACTGAAGTTTGCCGTCATCGGTACCGACCGCCAGGACGCGCGCCCGGCGTTCCAGGCAGTCGATTCGGCGGCCCGGGAGGTGCTGCGCTGGCAGGCAGTGGCGCTCAATCCGGTGGACCGTTTCCTGCGCGGCTGGGCAGATGTCGCAACCCTGTCTTTCGGCAGCGAGGACCGAGCCACCTGGTCGCCGTTGCTCGGCCGGCCGGCGACCTGGCGACTGCTCGAAGGTGAACTGTTGCGTGTCGAAGGCGACTGGTGGCCGTCGCGCCAGCTGATCGAGAACCGCCAGCTGCTGGTCGCTGCCGACGAGCGCTGGACCCGCCTGGGCCGCCTGGAATTCCTGGCCTATCCGGTGATCGGCCTGCTCGCCTTGCTGGCCATCGTGTTCACTGCCGGACACGCGCCTTTCTGGCTGTACTTCCTGTTGAACCACCAGCTGAATGGCTACCACCAGTGGTTGCCACGACTCGTGCCGGTGGTGGGTGCCTTGCTGGCGCTGGGCTTGCTGTTGCTGTTGTCGACGGCCAGCGTTGGTGCGCTGGGCCAGCTGAGCACTCGCACCGTCGGCATCACCGTGCTGACCATGCTGTTACCCCTGGCCGCCGTGCTGTCGGTGGCGGCCACCGTGGCCGGCCTCCAGTGGCGCATCAGCCGACGCGCCAGCGCACGCAACGTCATTGCCACGCTGGCCTTGCTGGTCGCCTCCGGCTGGCTGATCGAGTGCGGCCTTTTCGCCTGGCAATCCTGGAACTACTGA